TCGGCTGGCTCTGCCCGTAGGGCGAACCCTGCTGCGCCGCACCGAAAGCCGTGGTCGGCTGGCCGTAGGACGGCTGCTGGCCATAGGCTTGCCCCGGCTGCTGACCGTAGGCCGACTGGCCCGGCTGGCTCTGGCCGTACGGCGAAGCCTGCTGCGGCGCACCATAACCGGCCTGCTGGCCGTAAGGAGACTGCTGGCCGTACGACTGGGCGGGCTGCTGCTGACCGTAACCCTGCTGCTGACCGTAGCCGGGCTGGCTCTGGCCGAACGACGCGCCGGGCTGCTGCTGGCCGTAACCGCCCTGGGCGTAACCCTGCGTCGCCGGCGCGGCCGGACGCGGCGCGGGCGCCTTGACGATGCCCGATTCGAACAGCACCGCGCCGATCGCCAGCGCGGCCTGCGCGAAGGCGAGTACGAGCAGGATGTAGGCGCCCCACTTCAGCTCGATGCCGTCACTGAGCGTGAACGAATGCAGCAGCAGCGCGAGGAAACCCGCGGTGGACCCGGCCGCGGCGGCCCCGGTCCAGCTCTGCTTCGGCAGCAGCGAGAGGGCGGCGAGCAGACCACCGAGCAGCAGGATGCCGAGCAGCGCGGCACCGGACGCCTCGAACAGGCTGGCCGTCTCGCTACCGGATACCCGGGTGCCGCCGAAGTCGACCGGCTTGGTGCCGATGTAGGGCACGAAACCGAGCAGGAAGTTGATCACACCGAGCGCGGCGACACCGACCACGAGGAAGAACGGCAGACCCTTGGACTCAGCACCGGACGCGCTCGAGCCGGAGCTGGCACCACCTGCCGTCGAACCGAAGCTTGCGGATGTGGATGGCGCGGGTGTGTTGTACCCGGAGCCCCCGGACGGGTATGACATGTCGTCGTCTCCTAGGTCGAGTCATACGTGGTCTGTGCTGGCTGGATCTTCTCCTGACGCTACTGCACTCACCCGCCCAGGTCACCCTCAACGGACCGGCCGTACGGCACGATCCTTCGTTTCCGAGCAGGTCGCGGGCCGTTTGCCGACGGCAAGCGCTACCTCGTGGAAGCAGTTCCCGCCACCGTGTCCGCCCAGGGACGCGCGACGGCCCGGAACCGTGTCTCCGAACGGACACGACGCCGGGCCATGGACGCCCCTCAGTACTGCGGCTTGATGTACCACGCCCCGGGGGCACCCTCGCAGGTGTAGTCGGCCCATTCGCCGTTCTCCATGCCGAGGTTGCCCTGGCGTTCACAGGTCGCCAGCTGTTCGTACGGGCCGAGACCGGTCTGCTCCGGGGCGGCCACGGCGATGCCGTCGGTCAGTCCGGCGCCGAACAGTCCGGCGAAGGTGATCGCGGCGACGGCCGCGAAACGTGCGATGGTCATATCGAATTCCTTCGTGGTCGGTCGATTGCGGTCGTCAGCGGGGGACGAGTCGCCAGGCGCCGTAACTGCCGACGCAGTCGAAGTCCTGCCACTCGCCGGCCTCGACGCCCTGGTTGCCGCGGCCGAGGCACTGGTGCTCGTATTCGAACGGGCCGAGGTTGCCGGGGGCGGCGGGGGCGGCCGAACCGCTGTCGAACGGCCCCGCGTGCGCGGGGGCGAGGGTGCCGAGCAAGCCGGCGACAGTCAGTGCGGCGGTCGCGGCGGCGCGGGCGGCCACAATGCGGGGAGTGATCATGATCGTTGCTTCCTGTGCGGGTGGATGGCGTTGTGCGAACCAGACTCCCGGCCGGCCGTCTCAGCGCGGTTTCACCTACATTTCACGAGGTAGGAAGCATTTTCACGACTGCGGTTCGGAGCCGGACAGCCGGTCGGCGTAGCGACGCCAGCCGAAACCCGCGGCGGCGAACTCGGCGCGGAGTTCGGCCCCTAGCGCGCGGGCGCCCGCGTGATCGCCCTCCGCCTGCCGCAATGTCACGGTGACCGCGCGGGCCGCGAGCAACGGCACCCCGGCCGGCGCGGCGGCCATGAACTCGTCGAGCAGCGCCCTGGCCGCGGCCGGTTCGCCCTTGGCGAGAAGCACGTCGGCCAGGTCGATCCTGGCGAAACCGGTCGGTTCCTCCTCGTGCGCGAGTGCGGCACGACAATAGGATTCCGCCGCGTCGAGCTGACCGGTGGCGAGTGCGGCCGCGGCACGGGTGAGATCGTTCAGCGGCAGGATCTGCCGATCGTCCAGGCGGCGCGCGTAACGATCGGACTCCGCCACGGCCGCGAGTGCCTCGTCCAGCCGGCCGAGTTCGAGCAGGGCTTTGGCCTGGTTGCTCAATCCTCGCGAAAGACCGTGCTCGTCCTCGTGCACCGCGTCCACCTTGGTGGAGCGGGTGTAGGCGGCCAGCGCCTCGGCCGGATCGCCCGCGTACAGCAGTGCCGTGCCGAGCGCGTCGGCGAACGACGCGCCCTGAGTGTCCCGCACGGCCAGATGTTCGCCCTGCTGCAAACGCTCGATCGCCTCGGACAACCTGCCGCGTTCGATGTCGACGATGCCCTGGTAGTACCGCACCGTCTGGGCGAGTTCCGCGTCGTCCAGCGGCTCGGCCACCGCGCTCGCGCGGGCCAGCTGCGCGGCGGCGGTATCGAGGTCCCCGGTCATCAAGGTGTGGAAACCGTAGTGGCTCAACGCCTCTGCCAGCTCGTGGGGCGTGAGGCCGGCTTCGGGCCCGGTCAGCACGACGTTTTGGGTCAGCACCGCGTAGTGGCGTTGCGCCTCTCGGAACCAGGCCCGGGCCAGCCAGGGCACGTGCATGTCGACCGCGAGCCGCAGGGCCTCGGCGGCGCGTGCCGTGCCCGGCGACTGTTCCAGTGCGGCCAGGATATTCGGCCACTCCGCGAAGACGGCCGCCACCGATTCGGCGGCGGCGAAATCGTCGGACGCGCCGATCGAGCGCACCAGATCGCGGCACCAGCGCAGGTGCCCGGCGCGCAGCTCCTCGGTCTCCGCGGCGGCGGCGAGCCGGGACAGGGCGTAGTCGCGCACCGTCTCCAGCAGCACGAATCTTCTTGTCGCCCCGACGTTCTGCACGGTGACCAGGCTCCGGTTCACCAGATCGGCGAGGGCGGGGGCGATATCGCCGGACTCGATGTCCGCATCCGGTAGCACCGCTTCGGCCGCCTCGAGCGTGCAGCCGCCCGCGAACACCCCGAGCCTGCGCAATACCGTCTGTTCCCGCTCGGCCAGTAGTTCGTGGCTCCAGTCCAGGGCGACGCGCAGGCTGGTGTGCCGCCCGCCTGCGGCGTCGCGCGCGCCGCCGACCAACAGTCGGACCCGGTCGTCGATCCGTTGGGCCAGTTGGGAAATCGTCAGCGTTCTGGTGAGACCGGCGGCCAGCTCGATGCCCAGCGGCAACCAGTCGACCGCGGCGCAGATCGCCACCAGCTCGTCCCGCTCGACCGCGGTCACCAGGCCGTGCAATCCGGCGCGCTCGATGAACAGCGCCACGCCGACGCTACGGTCCAGCGGCCCCAGCGGATACACCGACTCCCCCGGTACCCCGAGGGGCCGTTGCGAAGTGACCAGCACACTGAATCCCGCTGCGGCCGTGACGAGTTCGGCCACCGAGTCGAGGACGTGCTCGGCGTTGTCGAGCACCAGGAGCGCGCCGGGCGCCGCGCCGAGTGCCGCGACGATCCCGGGCAGCGGCCCGTTCGCATCGATCGCCCCCTCGGCGGCCAACCCGGCCGCGGCCAAAGCCGCTGCCACAGCGGGCAATACATCCTCGGCACGACCGAGCGGCGCCAGTTCGACCAGCACCACCGGCCGACCGGACGCGCTGATCGACCGCGCGAGTTCGGCGGCCAGTCGGGACTTGCCACTGCCCGCGACACCGACCAGCGTCGTGCGGGCCGGTTCGGCGAGCCGGGCAGTGAGCGTGGCGAATTCGCGACCACGACCGACGAAGCTGGTCAATGGCGCGGCCAGTACCGCACCCGGTCGCGGTTCGGCCACCGCCGAATCGCCGGTCTGCGCGGCGTTTTCGTCGAGGCGCGCCACGTCGATCGGCTCGGCGCTGCGACCCGCAGCGGCCCGCAGCGCCGGATCATGGTCCAGGATGCGCAGTTCCAGCTGCGCGGTGTCGGGTGCCGGGTCGACGCCCAACTCCTCCGACAGCGCGCGCCGCAACCGCGCCAGCCGTTCCAGTGCGTCGGCCTGCCGTCCGGTCCGATACAGCGCCAACGCCAGCAGACAGGACAGCGGTTCGTGCAGCGGATGCCGCGCCACCAGCCCGGTCAGCTCCGTGACCACCTCACCGGCCGCGCCTAGCTCGAGATTGGCCTCCAGGCCCGCCACGGTCAGCGACAATCGCCAATCGTCGAGCCGTTCGCCCTCGGCCGCCGCGAACGGAATGGTCCGCAGATCGGCGAGCGCGGGTCCACGCCACAGCGCGAGCGCCTCCCGCGCCGCGCTCGCCACGGTGCGGTAGTCACCCGCCCGGCGCGCGGTATGCAACCGCTGCGCGGCCGCCTCCGCATCGAGCAGATCCGTCGCGCTCACCCGCGCCTGATATCCCGCGGAGGTCCGTCCGATCACCTCCGCCAACGGTCCGAGCGCAGCGCGCAGCCGCGACACCACGACCCGCAGCCGCTGCAC
This genomic stretch from Nocardia brasiliensis ATCC 700358 harbors:
- a CDS encoding DUF5336 domain-containing protein, with the protein product MSYPSGGSGYNTPAPSTSASFGSTAGGASSGSSASGAESKGLPFFLVVGVAALGVINFLLGFVPYIGTKPVDFGGTRVSGSETASLFEASGAALLGILLLGGLLAALSLLPKQSWTGAAAAGSTAGFLALLLHSFTLSDGIELKWGAYILLVLAFAQAALAIGAVLFESGIVKAPAPRPAAPATQGYAQGGYGQQQPGASFGQSQPGYGQQQGYGQQQPAQSYGQQSPYGQQAGYGAPQQASPYGQSQPGQSAYGQQPGQAYGQQPSYGQPTTAFGAAQQGSPYGQSQPSQPSVPQARPDEGATQHFGSTQQPAQQSPYGASNYGQPGQPGAQQSPQPFGGEQSGDPASDATQAFRPSEDNK
- a CDS encoding AfsR/SARP family transcriptional regulator; protein product: MDVLVLGPVQAWADGVAVTVDRPLERAVLVRLALANRVPVPDGRLAEDLWGAEVERPVQRLRVVVSRLRAALGPLAEVIGRTSAGYQARVSATDLLDAEAAAQRLHTARRAGDYRTVASAAREALALWRGPALADLRTIPFAAAEGERLDDWRLSLTVAGLEANLELGAAGEVVTELTGLVARHPLHEPLSCLLALALYRTGRQADALERLARLRRALSEELGVDPAPDTAQLELRILDHDPALRAAAGRSAEPIDVARLDENAAQTGDSAVAEPRPGAVLAAPLTSFVGRGREFATLTARLAEPARTTLVGVAGSGKSRLAAELARSISASGRPVVLVELAPLGRAEDVLPAVAAALAAAGLAAEGAIDANGPLPGIVAALGAAPGALLVLDNAEHVLDSVAELVTAAAGFSVLVTSQRPLGVPGESVYPLGPLDRSVGVALFIERAGLHGLVTAVERDELVAICAAVDWLPLGIELAAGLTRTLTISQLAQRIDDRVRLLVGGARDAAGGRHTSLRVALDWSHELLAEREQTVLRRLGVFAGGCTLEAAEAVLPDADIESGDIAPALADLVNRSLVTVQNVGATRRFVLLETVRDYALSRLAAAAETEELRAGHLRWCRDLVRSIGASDDFAAAESVAAVFAEWPNILAALEQSPGTARAAEALRLAVDMHVPWLARAWFREAQRHYAVLTQNVVLTGPEAGLTPHELAEALSHYGFHTLMTGDLDTAAAQLARASAVAEPLDDAELAQTVRYYQGIVDIERGRLSEAIERLQQGEHLAVRDTQGASFADALGTALLYAGDPAEALAAYTRSTKVDAVHEDEHGLSRGLSNQAKALLELGRLDEALAAVAESDRYARRLDDRQILPLNDLTRAAAALATGQLDAAESYCRAALAHEEEPTGFARIDLADVLLAKGEPAAARALLDEFMAAAPAGVPLLAARAVTVTLRQAEGDHAGARALGAELRAEFAAAGFGWRRYADRLSGSEPQS